A window of the Blastopirellula sediminis genome harbors these coding sequences:
- a CDS encoding DUF4886 domain-containing protein, whose protein sequence is MSSRWSKFLCSLIAALVVSQISILAMAEEPTGVRTVRLLTIGNSFADNACAFLPQIFAADPKAELVLMKANLGGCSLERHWNNAAAAQQGDGGKVYSLVRGKEKTPATLQQMLAAEPWDVVTIQQVSNNSWRPDTYHPYIENLVALVGKESPQAQIALHQTWAYRTDAPLLAEWQLSQEEMYEKLTDAYSRVAKKFDVPILPSGSAIQTYRRRDDRQYVVDKEYDFQASPTGPLPKQDNSLVVGWYRSKDKTKLLLDPKHLNDRGEYLIGAVWYEALTGHDIRENSFVPKGIPAEELKLLQEVAHQTVADFKQPAKPLTTLQK, encoded by the coding sequence ATGTCGTCTCGCTGGTCGAAGTTTCTTTGCTCACTGATTGCCGCTCTTGTCGTTTCGCAAATCTCCATCTTGGCGATGGCGGAAGAGCCGACCGGCGTCCGGACCGTGCGTCTGCTGACGATCGGCAATAGTTTCGCCGACAATGCCTGTGCGTTTCTGCCGCAGATCTTCGCCGCCGATCCGAAAGCGGAACTCGTGTTGATGAAGGCGAACCTCGGCGGTTGTTCGCTCGAGCGGCACTGGAACAACGCCGCGGCGGCCCAGCAAGGGGACGGAGGAAAGGTCTATTCGCTAGTCCGAGGGAAAGAGAAAACGCCGGCGACCTTGCAGCAGATGCTGGCCGCCGAACCGTGGGACGTGGTGACGATCCAGCAGGTGAGCAACAACAGTTGGCGTCCTGACACCTATCACCCGTACATTGAAAACCTGGTCGCCCTGGTCGGCAAAGAGTCGCCGCAAGCGCAGATCGCGCTTCATCAAACGTGGGCCTACCGGACCGATGCGCCGCTGCTTGCGGAGTGGCAGCTGTCGCAGGAAGAGATGTACGAGAAGCTGACCGACGCCTACTCGCGTGTCGCGAAGAAGTTCGACGTTCCGATCTTGCCGTCGGGCTCCGCGATTCAGACCTATCGCCGCCGCGACGATCGCCAGTATGTCGTCGACAAAGAGTACGACTTTCAAGCGTCGCCGACCGGGCCCCTACCGAAGCAAGACAATTCGCTGGTAGTCGGTTGGTATCGCAGTAAAGACAAGACGAAGTTGCTGCTCGACCCCAAACATTTGAACGACCGCGGCGAGTATCTGATTGGCGCCGTCTGGTACGAAGCGCTGACCGGGCATGACATTCGCGAGAACAGCTTCGTGCCGAAAGGAATTCCGGCCGAGGAGTTGAAGCTGCTGCAGGAAGTGGCTCATCAGACGGTCGCCGATTTCAAGCAACCGGCGAAACCGCTGACGACGCTGCAAAAGTAA
- a CDS encoding formyl transferase, giving the protein MNVVAISTLTPQHRYVMAKLHESMPLTHLIQPVWTPQASSWRQYAKLLSSPFSVVRRRLRSRYDNWRGDRLFRSISHLLGPASTESLPGLKSSVVPIYGFNCEANAALIRELRPDVIVTCGCPILKPEIFGLARLATINVHWGIAPTYRGEHTLFWPLYYNDYENAGVTIHKIDAGIDTGPILAHGFVDITADDDESALLVKAAQVAARLLPGVLAKMEETQTVQGHMATEKGSLYLGRDRSWKHDLAHWRRRRSHERKKQLAAARDEIYIGKPASSF; this is encoded by the coding sequence TTGAACGTCGTCGCTATCAGTACGCTCACTCCCCAGCATCGCTACGTGATGGCGAAGTTGCATGAATCGATGCCGCTCACGCATCTGATTCAGCCGGTCTGGACGCCGCAGGCTTCCTCTTGGCGGCAGTACGCCAAGCTTTTGTCGTCTCCCTTTTCCGTCGTCCGCCGGCGACTCCGATCACGTTACGACAACTGGCGCGGCGATCGCCTGTTTCGGTCGATCAGCCATCTGTTGGGACCGGCGTCGACGGAGAGTCTGCCGGGACTCAAGTCATCGGTCGTCCCGATCTACGGCTTCAACTGCGAAGCGAACGCCGCGCTGATTCGCGAGCTGCGGCCTGATGTGATCGTGACGTGCGGCTGCCCGATCTTGAAGCCGGAGATCTTCGGCCTGGCCCGTTTAGCGACGATCAACGTTCACTGGGGAATCGCGCCGACCTATCGCGGCGAGCATACGCTCTTCTGGCCTCTCTACTACAACGACTACGAAAACGCCGGCGTGACGATTCATAAGATCGACGCCGGAATCGATACTGGTCCGATCCTGGCCCACGGTTTCGTCGACATCACCGCGGACGATGACGAATCTGCGCTGCTGGTGAAAGCGGCTCAAGTCGCCGCGCGTCTGTTGCCGGGGGTGCTGGCCAAGATGGAAGAGACGCAGACGGTACAAGGGCACATGGCGACCGAAAAGGGATCGCTTTACCTGGGACGAGACCGCAGTTGGAAACACGATCTCGCCCATTGGCGTCGCCGTCGCTCGCACGAGCGCAAGAAGCAACTTGCCGCGGCGCGCGATGAGATCTACATCGGCAAGCCGGCGTCGAGCTTCTAG
- a CDS encoding Gfo/Idh/MocA family oxidoreductase, with protein sequence MSKNTSTRRQFLQTSASVTAAVATLGPSLYVSAAEKVSSDKLNIGIIGAGGRGGANLNGVKEENIYALCDTNPEVLAKVSATFAGAKTYTDWREVVQDPQIDAVVISTADHHHALCALAAMRAGKHVYCEKPLAATVQEARLMQEVYAQNKGKIATQMGTQIHATENYRRAVELVQSGAVGPVTEAHVWCSRTINPVEPAVLPEEAIPKGFDWNVWLGPAAMRPYNSQYWRGGNLNWNRRWEFGNGVLGDMGSHLIDLPFWALGLHRPTSVVSEGPAADEIACPPWQMVTWEHAARAGNENWAEPTKVIWYHGPEGMRRRSEYLQPLVGDVTKIDDWGIGVAFVGPKGVLVADYGKCVLGPKEKFADFQPPKPFIAPSIGHYNEWIQAAKTGGESLCNFNYSGALIEHNLLGNVAHRAGKKLEWDAANLTVTNSPEANALLTKEYRDGWGV encoded by the coding sequence GTGTCCAAGAACACCTCGACGCGTCGTCAATTTCTGCAGACCAGCGCCTCGGTTACCGCTGCCGTGGCGACGCTCGGTCCCAGCTTGTACGTCTCGGCGGCCGAAAAAGTCAGCTCCGACAAACTGAACATCGGCATCATCGGCGCCGGCGGCCGCGGCGGCGCCAACTTGAACGGCGTCAAAGAAGAAAACATTTACGCTCTCTGCGATACCAATCCCGAAGTGCTCGCAAAGGTGAGCGCCACGTTCGCCGGAGCGAAAACCTACACCGATTGGCGCGAGGTGGTGCAAGATCCGCAGATCGACGCGGTGGTCATCAGCACGGCCGATCATCATCACGCCTTGTGCGCCTTGGCCGCGATGCGAGCCGGCAAGCACGTCTACTGCGAAAAGCCGCTCGCCGCGACCGTGCAGGAAGCCCGGCTGATGCAGGAGGTCTACGCCCAGAACAAAGGGAAAATCGCCACGCAGATGGGGACGCAGATTCACGCGACGGAAAATTATCGCCGCGCGGTTGAACTCGTTCAGTCGGGCGCCGTCGGCCCGGTCACCGAAGCGCACGTCTGGTGCAGCCGCACGATCAATCCCGTGGAACCGGCCGTTCTGCCCGAAGAAGCGATTCCGAAAGGCTTCGACTGGAACGTCTGGCTCGGCCCGGCTGCGATGCGTCCTTACAACTCGCAATACTGGCGCGGCGGCAACTTGAACTGGAATCGCCGCTGGGAATTTGGCAACGGCGTCCTCGGCGACATGGGAAGCCATTTGATCGACTTGCCTTTCTGGGCGCTCGGTTTGCATCGCCCGACCAGCGTCGTTTCGGAAGGTCCTGCCGCTGACGAGATCGCTTGTCCGCCGTGGCAAATGGTGACGTGGGAACACGCGGCTCGCGCAGGAAATGAAAACTGGGCCGAGCCAACCAAGGTGATCTGGTACCACGGTCCGGAAGGAATGCGCCGCCGCAGCGAGTATCTGCAACCGCTGGTCGGCGACGTGACCAAGATCGACGACTGGGGAATCGGCGTCGCCTTCGTCGGTCCGAAAGGGGTGCTGGTCGCCGACTACGGCAAATGCGTCCTTGGTCCCAAAGAAAAGTTCGCCGACTTCCAACCCCCAAAGCCGTTCATCGCGCCGAGCATCGGGCATTACAACGAGTGGATCCAAGCCGCCAAGACCGGCGGCGAGTCCCTCTGCAACTTCAACTATTCCGGCGCGCTGATCGAGCACAATCTGCTTGGCAACGTCGCCCATCGTGCCGGCAAGAAGCTAGAGTGGGACGCGGCGAATCTGACCGTGACCAACTCCCCCGAGGCCAATGCGCTGCTCACCAAAGAATACCGCGATGGGTGGGGCGTTTAG
- a CDS encoding DUF1552 domain-containing protein — protein MKRRLSRRMMLRGLGVSMALPWMESAKVWGDQSKAETAGEAPLRFAVLFAGNGFHGQEWWAKGAGKEMELGKVLAPLNDYRERMLFMQGLYNEEALKGNIHSSQTGNLLSGAPLASGGEIRSGASIDQVLAQRYGNGTKVPSLVLACEKSNPSVHKNYSMLYSSHISWSSPTTPTPLELYPALAFDRLFKEGSHRSDASVLDAVLSDATDLRRQISMADRRKLDEYLDSVREVERRIESAGQRGELQGWKPTLEQPNIARPADGVPQDIGEHMRLMCDLLVLGFQTDATRICTLKLNNDHSSLRFPNLGIDYMIHHLLSHQDSDDWLTVNQFFVQQLAYIARKLDAVQEGERTALDNSAILFCSSMLSGRTHDATQLPVIMVGGAGGKIETGRVLDYRGQENRKMCSLYLSLMDKFGVSLDAFGDSTERLANI, from the coding sequence ATGAAACGTCGACTATCGCGCCGCATGATGTTGCGAGGCCTCGGAGTCAGCATGGCGCTGCCATGGATGGAATCGGCCAAGGTTTGGGGAGATCAATCGAAAGCGGAGACGGCCGGCGAAGCGCCGCTCCGCTTTGCAGTGCTGTTCGCCGGCAACGGCTTTCATGGCCAAGAGTGGTGGGCCAAAGGCGCCGGCAAGGAGATGGAACTCGGCAAGGTGCTCGCCCCTTTGAACGACTACCGCGAGCGGATGCTGTTCATGCAAGGGCTCTACAACGAAGAGGCGCTGAAGGGGAACATCCACAGTTCGCAGACCGGCAATCTCCTCTCAGGAGCGCCGCTCGCCTCTGGCGGAGAGATCCGATCCGGCGCCAGCATCGACCAGGTCCTCGCCCAGCGCTACGGCAACGGCACGAAAGTTCCCAGTCTGGTTCTGGCCTGCGAAAAGTCGAACCCGTCGGTCCACAAGAATTACTCGATGCTCTACAGCTCCCACATCTCGTGGAGCTCGCCAACGACGCCGACCCCGCTCGAACTTTACCCCGCCTTGGCCTTTGATCGCTTGTTCAAAGAAGGTTCGCATCGAAGCGACGCCAGCGTTTTGGACGCGGTTCTCAGCGACGCGACCGACTTGCGCCGCCAGATCAGCATGGCGGATCGCCGTAAGCTCGACGAATACCTTGATTCGGTCCGCGAGGTGGAACGTCGCATCGAAAGCGCCGGTCAGCGGGGCGAACTGCAAGGCTGGAAGCCGACCCTCGAACAGCCGAACATCGCTCGTCCGGCCGATGGCGTGCCGCAAGATATCGGCGAACATATGCGGCTGATGTGCGATCTGCTGGTCCTCGGCTTCCAGACCGACGCGACTCGCATCTGCACGCTGAAGCTGAACAACGATCACTCGTCGCTCCGGTTTCCGAACCTGGGGATCGACTACATGATTCACCACTTGCTGTCGCACCAGGATTCGGACGACTGGCTGACGGTCAATCAGTTTTTTGTTCAGCAGTTGGCGTACATCGCTCGCAAGCTGGATGCGGTGCAAGAGGGAGAGCGGACCGCGCTCGACAACTCGGCGATTCTCTTCTGCTCCAGCATGCTCTCTGGCCGTACGCATGACGCGACGCAGTTGCCGGTGATCATGGTCGGCGGCGCCGGCGGCAAGATCGAAACGGGCCGCGTCCTCGACTACCGCGGCCAAGAGAATCGCAAGATGTGCAGCTTGTATTTGTCGCTGATGGACAAATTCGGCGTGTCGCTCGACGCGTTCGGGGACTCGACCGAGCGACTCGCGAACATCTAG
- a CDS encoding DUF1559 domain-containing protein, translating to MQTHLRRKTGFTLVELLVVIAIIGVLIALLLPAVQQAREAARRMQCSNQLKQLGLALHNHHDTFGSFPARGVAYSTADYRERVGGMIFLLPFLEQTPLADQIKNHGLATPPYPWDTFAPWNTRLAALLCPSDPGTADAPITGVTTSPCNYRFSIGDSFTAITSKDKRLRGMFNYGTAATTAFRDVIDGTSNTVMMSERSVGTNGKLVKQGQATSIAFTTDPSACLAAVSTTNRNEYTSTGSNRGNQRWNDGFVPFSAFSTVLPPNGPSCWTGTNENTADSLTSPTSYHPGGVNVVLADASVRFISETIDTGSTTSAPVTTGGSPYGVWGALGTIGGGESKQLP from the coding sequence ATGCAGACCCATTTGCGACGCAAAACCGGCTTCACCCTGGTCGAATTACTGGTCGTAATCGCCATTATTGGGGTTTTGATCGCCCTTCTGTTGCCGGCCGTTCAACAGGCCCGTGAAGCGGCCCGACGGATGCAATGCAGCAACCAGCTGAAGCAGTTGGGCCTGGCCCTGCACAATCACCACGACACGTTTGGCTCGTTCCCGGCCCGCGGGGTCGCTTATTCGACGGCCGACTATCGCGAGCGGGTTGGCGGCATGATCTTCCTGCTGCCGTTCCTGGAACAAACCCCGCTGGCCGATCAGATCAAGAATCACGGCCTTGCGACCCCTCCCTATCCCTGGGACACGTTCGCTCCCTGGAACACGCGCCTTGCGGCCCTGTTGTGCCCGTCCGATCCAGGGACGGCCGACGCCCCCATCACCGGCGTGACGACGTCTCCCTGCAACTATCGCTTTTCGATCGGCGACTCGTTCACGGCGATCACCAGCAAAGACAAGCGTCTGCGGGGGATGTTTAACTACGGCACGGCCGCCACGACGGCGTTTCGCGACGTGATCGACGGCACCAGCAACACCGTGATGATGTCGGAACGCTCCGTCGGCACCAACGGCAAGTTGGTCAAACAGGGACAAGCGACTTCGATCGCGTTCACGACCGATCCTTCGGCCTGCCTGGCGGCGGTTTCGACCACCAATCGCAACGAGTACACCTCGACCGGCAGCAACCGCGGCAACCAGCGCTGGAACGACGGCTTTGTCCCGTTCTCCGCCTTCTCGACGGTTCTTCCGCCGAACGGACCTTCGTGCTGGACCGGAACGAACGAGAACACCGCCGATTCGCTTACTTCCCCCACCAGCTACCATCCAGGCGGCGTCAATGTCGTCTTGGCCGACGCTTCGGTCCGTTTCATTTCGGAAACGATCGACACCGGTTCGACCACCAGCGCTCCGGTCACCACCGGCGGTAGCCCTTACGGCGTCTGGGGCGCACTCGGCACGATCGGCGGCGGCGAATCAAAGCAGCTGCCGTAA
- a CDS encoding PVC-type heme-binding CxxCH protein produces the protein MRSFAALSLCFAVAVCCSAEEFDFADQLPRVAPKQPAEALKTIQVAPGFRVEQAATEPNVVDPVAMAFDADGRMFVIEMRGYSEDDGLVLGRVRLLEDVDDDGVYEKSTVFAEGLSWPTAIACVRGGVLVGAAPDIYFLKDNNGDGVADERRVVYTGFGKTNVQGLMNTFLWGLDNRIHGATSSSGGVVKPVVDGQPQGEGVNLRGRDFAIDTAAMTITPTSGGAQHGMSFDDWGDKFVCSNSDHLQQVMYEDRYFSRNPYVAPPSSRRSIAADGPQADVYRTSPVEAWRVIRTRLRAEKIVPGVVEGGGRPAGYFTGATGVTIFRGDAWPSEFQGNAIVGDVGSNLVHRKRLIPNGVVYSGERIDEKSEFVSSSDIWFRPVQFSNAPDGSLYIADMYRETIEHPASLPPMIKRHLDLTSGRDRGRVYRVVGENYQRPKTLKMSQMTAIELAQLLADPISWRRETAARLLYERQDLSAVPVLKEMAAAGASPQARIQALYALAGLQSLDEKTLLTPLDDQHPRVRQQAIRLSEPLLAKSPALRQKEVQLVADSDPHVRYQLAFSLGEFPAAEKQAPLAKLAASDGNDPYFVAAIQSSVAEGAGALWANLAKSAQLSSGEKTLLLALAKQVGKQRRKEDIAAMVAALPQLSKSHADLVPLVIKEMAAGGDAALAAQIAAAVDGNGEAMLQRIYDQAVVVVKDEKAPLAARTAAMPTLRFRSLDEKLFAELLQPSQPPALQQAALQTLAHFSSSEAANLVLERWSAMSPSLRQSAFQVLAANPQGIASLLDAVQAGEIRTADLDMNVLNTLKSLQTPDIQARIDDLAKSTGKSDRDAIVAEYRPALEMTGDPERGEAVFVKNCSSCHQMNGKGHPIGPNLAAMKNRGAEAILTNVLNPNLEVNPQYMSYVCLTTDGRALTGIISNETATSITLLQGENKSETILRIDIDELRSTGQSLMPQDLEKQIDRQAMADLLRYLLDSK, from the coding sequence ATGCGATCGTTCGCCGCTCTTTCGCTTTGCTTTGCCGTCGCGGTCTGTTGTTCCGCCGAAGAATTCGACTTCGCCGATCAGCTGCCGCGAGTCGCTCCGAAGCAACCGGCCGAAGCGCTGAAGACGATTCAAGTCGCCCCAGGCTTTCGGGTCGAGCAAGCGGCGACCGAGCCGAATGTCGTCGATCCAGTCGCGATGGCGTTTGACGCCGATGGACGAATGTTTGTGATCGAAATGCGGGGCTATTCCGAAGACGATGGGCTCGTCTTGGGTCGCGTCCGGCTGCTCGAAGATGTCGACGATGACGGCGTCTATGAAAAGAGCACCGTCTTCGCGGAAGGTCTATCGTGGCCGACGGCGATCGCCTGCGTCCGCGGCGGCGTCTTGGTCGGCGCGGCGCCTGACATCTACTTTTTGAAGGACAACAACGGAGACGGCGTCGCCGACGAGCGGCGAGTCGTCTATACCGGGTTCGGCAAAACTAACGTTCAAGGTTTGATGAACACGTTCCTGTGGGGACTCGACAACCGCATTCATGGCGCGACCAGCAGCAGCGGCGGCGTGGTGAAGCCGGTCGTCGATGGTCAGCCGCAAGGAGAGGGCGTCAACCTGCGCGGTCGCGACTTTGCGATCGATACCGCGGCGATGACGATCACCCCAACCAGCGGCGGAGCCCAGCATGGGATGAGCTTTGACGATTGGGGAGACAAGTTTGTCTGCTCCAATAGCGATCACCTGCAACAAGTGATGTACGAGGACCGCTACTTCTCTCGCAACCCGTATGTCGCTCCGCCGTCGTCGCGGCGCAGCATCGCCGCCGATGGTCCCCAGGCGGACGTCTATCGCACGAGCCCGGTCGAAGCGTGGCGGGTGATTCGAACTCGCCTGCGTGCCGAGAAAATCGTCCCCGGCGTCGTCGAAGGGGGAGGGCGGCCGGCTGGCTACTTCACCGGCGCGACCGGCGTGACGATTTTCCGCGGCGATGCGTGGCCGTCGGAGTTCCAAGGGAACGCGATCGTCGGCGACGTCGGCAGCAACCTGGTTCACCGCAAACGCCTGATTCCCAACGGCGTCGTCTACAGCGGCGAGCGGATCGACGAGAAGAGCGAATTCGTTTCGTCGAGCGACATCTGGTTCCGTCCTGTTCAATTCTCCAACGCTCCCGACGGCTCCCTCTACATCGCCGACATGTATCGCGAAACGATCGAACATCCTGCGTCGCTCCCCCCGATGATCAAACGGCATCTTGATCTGACCAGCGGACGCGATCGCGGACGGGTCTATCGCGTGGTCGGTGAAAACTACCAGCGGCCCAAGACGCTCAAGATGTCGCAGATGACTGCCATCGAACTGGCCCAGCTGCTCGCCGATCCAATCAGTTGGCGCCGCGAAACGGCCGCGCGCCTGCTATACGAGCGACAAGATCTGTCCGCCGTGCCGGTCTTGAAAGAGATGGCCGCTGCCGGCGCCTCGCCGCAAGCCCGCATCCAGGCGCTCTACGCACTGGCCGGGCTCCAATCGCTCGATGAGAAAACGCTGCTGACGCCGCTCGACGATCAGCACCCCCGCGTTCGCCAACAAGCGATCCGCTTGAGCGAGCCGCTTCTGGCCAAATCTCCGGCGCTGCGTCAAAAGGAAGTTCAGCTGGTCGCCGACAGCGATCCGCATGTTCGCTACCAACTCGCATTCTCGCTTGGCGAGTTTCCCGCTGCCGAGAAACAAGCGCCGCTGGCGAAACTGGCCGCCTCCGATGGAAACGATCCCTATTTTGTCGCCGCGATCCAAAGCAGCGTCGCCGAAGGCGCCGGCGCGTTGTGGGCGAATCTGGCGAAATCGGCCCAGCTGTCCAGTGGCGAGAAAACTCTTTTGCTCGCCCTGGCGAAGCAAGTCGGCAAACAGCGCCGCAAAGAAGATATCGCCGCTATGGTCGCCGCATTGCCGCAGTTGAGCAAGTCGCACGCTGACCTGGTTCCGCTGGTAATCAAAGAAATGGCGGCCGGCGGAGATGCCGCCTTGGCGGCCCAAATTGCCGCCGCCGTTGATGGCAATGGCGAAGCGATGCTGCAGCGGATCTACGATCAGGCGGTCGTCGTCGTGAAAGACGAAAAGGCGCCGCTCGCCGCACGGACCGCCGCCATGCCGACGCTCCGCTTTCGTTCGCTTGACGAGAAGCTCTTCGCCGAACTCTTACAGCCGTCGCAGCCGCCTGCGCTACAGCAAGCGGCGCTGCAGACGCTCGCCCACTTTTCCTCCAGCGAAGCGGCCAATCTGGTGCTCGAGCGCTGGTCGGCGATGAGCCCCTCATTGCGGCAGTCGGCGTTTCAGGTCTTGGCCGCCAATCCGCAAGGGATCGCCAGCCTGCTCGACGCGGTGCAGGCTGGCGAAATTCGGACCGCCGATCTCGATATGAACGTGCTTAACACGCTAAAATCGCTGCAAACTCCGGACATCCAGGCTCGCATCGACGACCTGGCGAAATCGACCGGCAAGTCGGATCGAGACGCGATCGTCGCCGAGTATCGCCCGGCGCTCGAAATGACGGGCGACCCCGAGCGCGGCGAAGCGGTCTTCGTGAAGAACTGCTCCAGCTGTCACCAGATGAACGGCAAAGGACATCCGATCGGCCCGAATCTCGCCGCGATGAAAAACCGGGGCGCCGAGGCGATTCTCACGAACGTGCTGAACCCGAACCTGGAAGTGAATCCGCAGTATATGAGCTACGTCTGCCTGACGACCGACGGTCGCGCGCTGACCGGCATCATCTCTAACGAGACGGCGACCAGCATCACGCTGCTGCAAGGCGAGAACAAATCGGAGACGATCCTGCGAATCGACATCGATGAACTTCGCAGCACCGGTCAATCGCTGATGCCGCAAGACCTGGAGAAGCAGATCGATCGTCAAGCGATGGCTGACTTGCTCCGCTATCTGCTTGATTCGAAGTAA
- a CDS encoding sigma-70 family RNA polymerase sigma factor encodes MSPTDQTLTDEDFIRLLTVYHGRILQYVTSLIPNRAQAEDVMQEVSLALWEKRTQFDADLNFLTWSRAFARLQVLAHYRKQSRIPTQLSDGALDRVVAAIDTRQHAVDDQLTLLRSCLGKLPDAQRDLVRRFYDGRLDVLQVAQDLHVQPNTLYVKIHRIRERLLACVQKHSALSGAPA; translated from the coding sequence ATGTCGCCCACGGATCAAACGCTGACCGACGAAGACTTCATTCGTCTCTTGACCGTCTATCACGGGCGAATCCTGCAGTACGTCACCTCCCTCATCCCGAATCGCGCCCAGGCCGAAGATGTGATGCAGGAAGTCTCGCTCGCCCTCTGGGAAAAACGAACGCAATTCGACGCCGATCTCAACTTCCTCACGTGGTCGCGAGCCTTCGCTCGACTGCAGGTGTTGGCCCACTATCGCAAACAATCGCGGATCCCGACCCAACTTTCGGACGGGGCGCTCGACCGAGTCGTCGCCGCAATCGACACGCGGCAACATGCGGTCGACGATCAACTGACGCTCCTCCGCAGTTGCCTTGGCAAGCTGCCGGATGCGCAGCGCGATCTCGTTCGCCGCTTCTATGACGGTCGACTCGACGTCTTGCAAGTTGCGCAAGATCTGCACGTTCAGCCCAACACCCTCTACGTAAAGATCCATCGCATCCGCGAGCGGCTGCTCGCCTGCGTGCAGAAGCATTCCGCTCTGTCAGGAGCGCCGGCATGA